The proteins below come from a single Sphingomonas carotinifaciens genomic window:
- a CDS encoding ankyrin repeat domain-containing protein, whose protein sequence is MITFLTALYAAALNQAVAAERVPVALPSPERRQHLLFEAAKLGRADMIDPLVQAGVDINAYDDRGFTPLILAAYNGQLSTVDALMAQGADACRPDRDQGNTAQMGVAFKGEDAVAARLLKAGCDVNARNKAGQTALMMASLFNRTRQVDMLLAAGADRAARDAAGRTAGSVAADQGNDPMARRIAQ, encoded by the coding sequence ATGATCACCTTTTTGACAGCGCTGTATGCTGCGGCGCTCAACCAGGCCGTGGCCGCCGAACGCGTGCCAGTCGCGCTGCCATCTCCAGAACGCCGCCAGCATCTGCTATTCGAGGCCGCCAAGCTGGGTCGCGCCGACATGATCGATCCGTTGGTGCAGGCAGGGGTCGACATCAATGCTTATGACGATCGTGGTTTCACGCCGCTGATCCTGGCGGCCTATAACGGTCAACTCTCCACCGTGGACGCGCTGATGGCGCAGGGTGCGGACGCCTGCCGCCCCGATCGTGACCAGGGGAATACGGCGCAGATGGGCGTCGCCTTCAAGGGCGAGGATGCGGTTGCCGCGCGTCTCTTAAAAGCCGGGTGTGACGTCAATGCCCGTAACAAGGCCGGGCAAACCGCGCTGATGATGGCATCACTGTTCAACCGTACGCGCCAGGTCGACATGCTTTTGGCCGCTGGCGCGGACCGGGCGGCACGAGATGCAGCAGGGCGTACTGCAGGGTCAGTTGCAGCCGATCAGGGCAATGATCCAATGGCACGTCGTATTGCTCAATAA
- a CDS encoding IS3 family transposase (programmed frameshift), whose translation MKKSRYTEEQIAFALKQAEMGTPVAEVIRRMGVSEQTFYRWKKVYGGLGVGELRRVKQLEDENRKLKQLVADLSLDKHILQDVLGKKALTPGRRREIVAHVQASHGVSERRSCLALGVDRSSVRYVSHKPDQAPLRLRIHDLAAARVRYGYFRIYILLRREGWLVNHKRVYRLYREDGLSLRLKRPRRNVSAANRERQPAASAPNEMWSMDFVSDALFDGRRLRALTVVDAFTREALAIDVDQGIKGEQVVATMTRISATRGAPKTIRVDNGPEFISKALDRWAYENGVTLDFSRPGKPTDNAFVESFNGRLRDECLNSHWFLSLADARTKIEAWRRDYNESRPHTALGWLTPAEYAASAGVNPGGCSPEARIKSG comes from the exons ATGAAGAAGTCGAGGTACACGGAAGAGCAGATTGCGTTTGCGCTGAAGCAGGCGGAGATGGGCACGCCGGTGGCCGAGGTCATTCGCCGGATGGGCGTGTCGGAGCAGACGTTCTACCGCTGGAAGAAGGTGTATGGCGGGCTGGGCGTCGGCGAGCTGCGGCGGGTCAAGCAGCTTGAGGACGAGAATCGTAAGCTCAAGCAACTCGTCGCGGATCTGAGCTTGGACAAGCATATCCTGCAGGACGTGCTCG GCAAAAAAGCTCTGACGCCTGGGCGACGGCGCGAGATCGTCGCGCACGTCCAGGCGTCCCATGGCGTCAGCGAGCGGCGTAGCTGCCTCGCGCTCGGCGTCGACCGCTCGTCGGTGCGGTACGTGTCGCACAAGCCTGACCAGGCGCCGCTGCGGTTGCGCATCCACGATCTGGCGGCGGCACGGGTGCGCTACGGCTATTTCCGGATCTACATCCTGCTACGCAGGGAAGGCTGGCTGGTGAACCATAAGCGCGTCTATCGGCTCTACCGGGAAGATGGGCTGAGCCTCCGGCTCAAACGTCCTCGGCGCAACGTCAGCGCTGCGAACCGCGAACGCCAGCCCGCAGCGTCGGCGCCTAACGAGATGTGGTCGATGGACTTCGTCTCGGATGCCTTGTTCGATGGCCGACGGCTGCGGGCGCTGACGGTGGTCGATGCCTTCACCCGTGAAGCGCTGGCGATCGATGTCGACCAGGGCATCAAGGGTGAACAGGTCGTGGCGACAATGACGCGGATTTCGGCGACACGTGGTGCGCCCAAGACCATCCGGGTCGACAATGGTCCGGAGTTCATCTCGAAAGCACTGGACCGATGGGCGTACGAGAACGGCGTCACGCTCGACTTCTCGCGGCCGGGCAAACCGACCGACAACGCTTTTGTGGAGTCGTTCAACGGCCGCCTGCGTGACGAGTGCCTGAACAGCCACTGGTTCCTGTCACTGGCGGACGCAAGAACCAAGATCGAGGCCTGGCGGCGGGACTATAACGAGAGCCGTCCTCACACGGCGCTTGGCTGGCTGACGCCAGCCGAATATGCTGCATCCGCCGGGGTTAACCCCGGCGGATGCAGTCCGGAAGCTCGCATCAAATCCGGATGA